The window CACTGATTTTATCCAGGTACTCACGACGGATACCTACTCCATCATCTTTGATCAGCACATCCAGGCCATCGTTACTCACTTCGGTATGGAGTTCAATGGTCCCTTCTTCATCAATGGCTTCTTCGGCGTTGGAAATGAAATTGAGAAAAGCCTGATGCAACCGACCTTCGTTCCCAGTAATTATAGCAGGTTGATCATCATAACTTTTAACTAATGTACCCTTGTATTTAAGCTTATGCTGTAACATCACTACCGTATTGTCCAGAATAGCGTGAATATCACATGTCTCATTCATAGCGTCGGTCTGGCGACTGAAGTGACTCAGGCTATTAACAATAACTGAAGCCCGCGTCAAACCTTCTTTGATCACATTGAAGGAAGCATCCAGTTCCTTCTGATTTCCCTGCGCTGATTTTAAGTCTCGTTCAAGCAGCTCAATCCCTCCTCTTATAAAGTTCAATGGATTATTGATCTCATGTGCTACACCTGCTGATAGCATCCCCAACGAAGCCATTTTCTCTGAATGGATCAACTTTTGCGTCGTATCTTTTAATTGGCTCATGGAGGTGCCCAATTTTCGATTCTTATCCACAATTGCGGTTCTAAACAGGACGGTGAAGATGGACACAATGATGAACACTAAAATACCGCACAGCAAGGCGTGCACGTTATATGCTGACTCGGGTATTAACGATTCAGAATACCCTAAATTCGTGAGGGGCAAGAAAGCGATCAGGATCAAAAAACAAGCGCCCATAAAAATAAACCGATCAGATACCGGGCGATAGAAAAAAGCCAACAAGGGCGGAATGATTAATTCGAAAACTCCCGGAGATAAAATACCTCCGGAATACCAAATCTGATTAATAAAGGCTAGCGTAGCCGTGATGATCGAAAGCCTGAATAAAACGACCAGGTTATTGTAAAAGAAAGAAACTATTCCATAAACAACGAATAATACAAACGCCCCGAATGTGGGTAGATAGATTTCTTCAATCCCCAATTGATAATAATAACTCCCGAAGCCAATGGTGGTCGCGTAGGCAGCTATCATTAAAAACAGATAGAAGCTTTGCTGTCTTTTTAGATAATTTCTTTTGCTCAAAAACTACGTTTTAAAGAACTACAATGATACAACTATCTTATTGAGTAAGCACCATAATCCATGCTAGCCCAGCCTAAAAGGAACATGGTCCTTCCTAATAGGAAACTCATCAGGTATTTCAGGGATTCTCTATCTTTAACCTCACCATCAAACCTTCCATTTAACGTAATCAAACGATATGCAGGCTAAAGTTTCCTCAATTCAAAGGCTTTCTATATTGCTACTTGTAT of the Cytophagales bacterium genome contains:
- a CDS encoding ATP-binding protein, whose protein sequence is MSKRNYLKRQQSFYLFLMIAAYATTIGFGSYYYQLGIEEIYLPTFGAFVLFVVYGIVSFFYNNLVVLFRLSIITATLAFINQIWYSGGILSPGVFELIIPPLLAFFYRPVSDRFIFMGACFLILIAFLPLTNLGYSESLIPESAYNVHALLCGILVFIIVSIFTVLFRTAIVDKNRKLGTSMSQLKDTTQKLIHSEKMASLGMLSAGVAHEINNPLNFIRGGIELLERDLKSAQGNQKELDASFNVIKEGLTRASVIVNSLSHFSRQTDAMNETCDIHAILDNTVVMLQHKLKYKGTLVKSYDDQPAIITGNEGRLHQAFLNFISNAEEAIDEEGTIELHTEVSNDGLDVLIKDDGVGIRREYLDKISDPFFTTKPVGEGTGLGLAISYRIIQDHGGRVHVYSKPGEGTCFTINFTQS